The following are encoded together in the Romeriopsis navalis LEGE 11480 genome:
- a CDS encoding circadian clock KaiB family protein gives MVNSAIVGDNGYKSMVSIGMTNIPASFKGIALFTPAGDLVYCIDPTKQGRWHAQLCSALQEALNLPELPHFLVPCYTATVDRWWDETAQIWQIEAELSPNIYRYRALLNTIFELEDCQWNRATISPGVCDPLLLYRYQELFPALWESHNLVIALDSTQPIPLSITPEPTQGYVLRLFVAGYNQKTENTLKNLHEILEESLNQPYTLTVIDITKDPEEAETHQITATPTLLRMHPPPEKRLVGNLDTESHLLRLLGL, from the coding sequence ATGGTGAATTCGGCAATTGTGGGTGACAATGGGTATAAATCTATGGTGTCGATTGGTATGACCAACATCCCCGCATCATTTAAGGGCATCGCACTTTTTACACCTGCGGGGGATCTTGTTTACTGTATTGATCCAACAAAGCAGGGCCGTTGGCACGCGCAACTTTGCAGTGCTTTGCAAGAGGCGCTTAATTTGCCAGAATTACCGCATTTCTTGGTGCCTTGTTATACCGCAACGGTTGATCGCTGGTGGGATGAGACCGCTCAGATTTGGCAGATCGAGGCCGAGCTATCACCGAATATTTATCGCTACCGGGCCTTATTGAATACAATTTTTGAGCTAGAAGATTGTCAATGGAACCGAGCAACTATTAGTCCTGGCGTCTGTGATCCCCTGCTGCTATACCGATATCAAGAGTTATTCCCGGCATTGTGGGAGTCACATAATTTGGTGATCGCCCTCGATTCCACGCAACCAATTCCACTATCGATTACCCCGGAACCGACTCAGGGCTATGTTTTACGGTTATTTGTCGCCGGATATAATCAAAAAACTGAAAATACGCTGAAAAATCTGCATGAAATTCTCGAAGAGTCGCTGAATCAGCCCTATACACTCACAGTGATTGATATTACTAAAGATCCCGAAGAAGCGGAAACGCATCAAATCACCGCCACACCCACATTGCTACGCATGCACCCACCGCCCGAGAAGCGTCTCGTTGGCAATTTAGATACTGAGAGTCATCTATTACGTTTGCTGGGGCTTTGA
- a CDS encoding biliverdin-producing heme oxygenase has translation MSSNLALKLREGTKKAHTMAENTGFIACFLRGTVEKNSYRKLVANLYFVYAAMEEAMHNLKDHPVMGKMYFPELDRKESLEQDLAYYYGANWREEVQPSAATQAYVAQINKVAQEDPEKLIAHLYTRYIGDLSGGQILKKIAVNAMGLNEGEGTNFYAFPKIADEKEFKTMYRGTLDSLPVSEEKGDAIVEEANDAFHHNMNMFQELEGNLIKAIGVQLFSLLTRRRSRGSTEAVAQS, from the coding sequence ATGAGTAGCAATTTAGCACTGAAGCTCCGCGAGGGCACCAAGAAAGCCCACACTATGGCGGAGAACACTGGGTTCATCGCTTGCTTCTTACGAGGCACCGTTGAGAAGAATTCTTATCGGAAGTTGGTTGCCAACCTATATTTCGTCTATGCCGCGATGGAAGAGGCAATGCATAACCTCAAGGACCATCCGGTGATGGGCAAGATGTATTTCCCTGAGTTGGATCGCAAAGAGAGCCTTGAGCAAGACTTGGCTTATTACTATGGTGCTAACTGGCGTGAAGAAGTACAGCCTTCGGCTGCGACGCAAGCCTACGTAGCCCAAATCAACAAAGTGGCTCAGGAAGATCCAGAAAAGCTGATTGCGCATTTGTATACGCGTTACATTGGCGATCTTTCCGGCGGCCAGATTCTCAAGAAGATTGCGGTTAACGCCATGGGCTTGAACGAAGGGGAAGGGACGAACTTCTACGCGTTCCCGAAAATCGCGGACGAGAAAGAATTCAAGACAATGTATCGCGGTACGCTTGATAGCCTGCCTGTAAGTGAAGAGAAGGGTGACGCGATCGTTGAAGAGGCGAACGATGCATTTCACCACAATATGAATATGTTCCAGGAGTTGGAAGGCAACTTGATCAAGGCGATCGGTGTTCAGCTATTTAGCTTGCTGACGCGCCGTCGGAGTCGTGGCAGCACTGAGGCTGTGGCGCAGAGCTAG
- the cofH gene encoding 7,8-didemethyl-8-hydroxy-5-deazariboflavin synthase subunit CofH produces MTFEQILDRALAGQDLTLDQGLCLLQQTEPDVIELIRQVADRLRQRQVGEVVTYVVNRNINFTNICEQHCSFCAFRRDEGENGAYWLGFEQILEKSAAAIAAGATEICMQGGLNLTAKVNGSSLAYYEKLVRTIKDPFPQLHLHAFSPQEVQFIGREDGLSYEVVIAALRDAGVGSMPGTAAEVLDDRIRRVICPEKINAATWVEIVGKVHRSGLPTTSTIMAGHIETPHQQIAHLEQLRQLQQQAVMRGDQGITEFIILPFVGQDAPKPLRSRVGRDQPVLADNLLLTAVARIYLGNWIKHHQPSWVKLGLDGAVEALRWGCNDIGGTLMEEHITSMAGAIGGTCQTVESLQAAISRLDRPYQQRDTLYQPIVAGADSAPPDRHRKSPQLMPVIAAQKSADKAKSEF; encoded by the coding sequence ATGACTTTTGAGCAGATTCTCGATCGGGCGTTGGCCGGGCAAGATTTGACGCTGGATCAGGGGTTGTGCTTATTGCAGCAGACTGAGCCAGATGTCATTGAGTTGATTCGACAGGTTGCCGATCGGTTGCGTCAGCGACAAGTGGGCGAGGTCGTGACTTACGTCGTCAACCGGAATATTAACTTCACGAATATCTGTGAGCAACATTGTAGTTTTTGCGCCTTTCGCCGAGATGAAGGTGAAAATGGGGCTTATTGGTTAGGATTTGAGCAGATTTTAGAAAAATCGGCAGCGGCAATTGCGGCGGGTGCGACGGAAATTTGTATGCAGGGTGGGCTGAATCTGACGGCAAAAGTTAATGGTTCGTCGTTGGCCTATTACGAAAAGTTGGTGCGGACGATCAAAGATCCGTTTCCCCAGTTGCATTTACATGCCTTTTCGCCCCAAGAAGTGCAATTTATTGGGCGCGAAGATGGCTTGAGTTATGAGGTGGTGATTGCGGCTTTGCGTGATGCGGGGGTGGGATCAATGCCTGGTACGGCTGCCGAGGTCTTAGACGATCGGATTCGCCGCGTGATTTGCCCCGAGAAAATCAATGCTGCGACTTGGGTGGAGATTGTGGGAAAGGTCCATCGTTCAGGGCTGCCGACCACGAGCACCATTATGGCTGGACATATCGAAACGCCACATCAGCAGATAGCCCATTTAGAGCAACTGCGACAGTTGCAGCAGCAAGCTGTGATGCGCGGGGATCAAGGTATTACAGAATTTATTATTCTGCCGTTTGTTGGTCAAGACGCCCCGAAACCGCTGCGTAGTCGTGTGGGTCGCGATCAGCCGGTGCTGGCGGATAACTTATTGCTGACGGCAGTCGCACGCATCTACTTAGGGAATTGGATCAAACATCATCAGCCGAGTTGGGTGAAGTTGGGGCTTGATGGTGCAGTCGAAGCCTTGCGTTGGGGCTGCAATGATATTGGTGGCACGCTGATGGAGGAGCATATTACCAGTATGGCCGGGGCGATCGGCGGGACCTGTCAAACGGTGGAAAGTTTGCAAGCGGCGATCTCCAGACTCGATCGGCCGTATCAGCAGCGCGATACGTTGTATCAGCCGATTGTCGCGGGTGCCGATTCTGCGCCCCCAGATCGCCATAGAAAATCCCCTCAATTAATGCCAGTAATTGCCGCCCAAAAATCCGCCGATAAGGCTAAAAGCGAATTTTAA
- a CDS encoding Mo-dependent nitrogenase C-terminal domain-containing protein produces MTNMQIASSLQQANASSFPTQSIAPTARRHRTLECPEAIKQLVKPIQLWLDAVEIDDPEAARLLYKIIPGQCPFERDINLFGRTILSIPPLCKLNPFYDQLVSVRFRAMCYLVDECGESLENLD; encoded by the coding sequence ATGACCAACATGCAAATTGCTTCTTCCCTACAGCAAGCAAACGCTTCATCTTTTCCAACACAATCAATTGCCCCTACAGCTCGACGTCATCGGACCTTAGAATGTCCTGAAGCGATTAAGCAATTAGTCAAGCCCATCCAACTCTGGCTGGATGCCGTCGAAATTGATGATCCCGAAGCTGCTCGGTTACTGTACAAAATTATTCCGGGTCAATGCCCATTCGAGCGCGACATCAATCTATTTGGTCGGACTATCTTGAGTATTCCGCCGCTATGTAAGTTAAATCCGTTCTACGATCAGCTAGTGAGTGTGCGCTTCCGAGCCATGTGCTATCTGGTTGACGAATGTGGCGAGTCACTCGAGAACCTTGATTAG
- a CDS encoding arsenate reductase family protein — MSHLKVYGIPTCSTCTKALKWLDAQSIAYEFVNTKEQPPSASQLQDWVAALGNKPLRNTSGKSYRALGDAKAQWEDADWVRAFSADAMLLKRPLFVQGDQAIFVGFRDPAKLAVALGL; from the coding sequence ATGAGCCACCTTAAAGTTTATGGAATTCCCACCTGTAGTACTTGTACTAAAGCGCTAAAGTGGCTCGATGCTCAATCGATCGCCTATGAATTTGTGAATACAAAGGAGCAACCTCCATCAGCCAGCCAGCTTCAAGATTGGGTTGCTGCATTGGGAAATAAGCCACTCCGTAATACTTCTGGGAAATCTTACCGGGCGTTAGGCGATGCGAAAGCGCAATGGGAAGATGCAGATTGGGTGCGCGCTTTTAGTGCTGATGCCATGTTGTTGAAGCGACCATTATTTGTCCAAGGCGATCAGGCAATCTTTGTCGGGTTCCGTGATCCAGCTAAATTGGCGGTAGCTTTGGGATTGTAG
- a CDS encoding ABC transporter permease codes for MASGSQLIVQLLWASGLLGLAVGIAAWQRLENWIGLGLAGLRAGLQLFVFSYLLAMVFVLRDPMVCLVAIGLFGLIAALLLRNQLSVRLPLLPLTCVALGLGVTVPLIYAVIFVVQPPVWYQPQILLPLSGIVLVNASSGGLIAADRLIQSLTYNTTTIEAALCLGSSSSQAIEGYRRDAIQAALGPHMAALGIVGLGLLPTFMAGELLGGIDPFKAAVLQLLVMFMSLVATLITVLCLCGGIRRLFFSEADQLRQW; via the coding sequence ATGGCTTCAGGATCGCAGTTAATCGTACAGTTACTTTGGGCGAGTGGTTTGCTGGGCTTAGCTGTGGGGATCGCTGCTTGGCAGCGATTAGAGAATTGGATTGGGCTAGGTTTAGCGGGTTTGCGAGCGGGATTGCAGCTATTCGTATTTAGTTATCTCTTGGCGATGGTGTTTGTCCTGCGTGATCCGATGGTTTGTCTTGTAGCGATCGGGCTGTTTGGACTGATTGCGGCTTTACTCCTCCGAAATCAATTGAGTGTGAGGCTGCCATTACTCCCGTTAACATGCGTGGCGCTGGGCCTTGGCGTCACTGTGCCACTGATTTATGCGGTTATTTTTGTGGTGCAGCCGCCGGTTTGGTACCAACCACAGATTTTATTGCCACTGAGCGGAATTGTGCTGGTAAATGCTTCGAGTGGTGGCCTGATTGCCGCTGACCGGTTGATTCAGAGCTTGACCTACAACACCACCACGATCGAAGCGGCATTATGCCTGGGAAGTTCTTCGTCCCAGGCGATTGAAGGCTATCGACGTGATGCCATCCAGGCGGCACTTGGGCCGCATATGGCAGCCCTCGGGATTGTTGGTTTGGGCCTGTTGCCGACGTTTATGGCGGGGGAACTACTGGGTGGGATTGATCCATTTAAGGCCGCAGTGCTGCAGTTATTAGTCATGTTTATGTCGTTAGTTGCGACTTTGATTACAGTGCTATGCCTATGTGGTGGAATTCGGCGGCTGTTTTTTAGTGAAGCCGATCAATTGCGACAATGGTGA